The DNA segment TTGGGCTCCAAACATTTCCTATGTCAGTAACATAGGAAATCCCCTTTTAAACTGGGATGTTTAATTATGTAGTGTGAGCAATGCAAGTTGAATTATGCTTCAGTGAACAGCATATCAATAGAATTTTGTCCTGAGAATTCTGGAAGACTCTTCTATAATAATTgctggttttcttttgtttttactgtaaaattgtttaaaaatgacCTTCGAAAAATCAAATGGGGGGTCCAGAGTTGTTGTTTATTGATTTGTTGAAACCGCCTGCTGCTTTTTGTGCTGACACGTAGCAGCTTCAGCTGCTGTAAGAGGCTGCAGCACCATGTGAGCGTCTGTGACGATCTGCATATGATCCACCGCAGCATTTGTTTACATTAATGATCATAAAATGCATCAGTGTAGTAATGTTGCCTCaccatttttggttttatttttcccaGTGTTGGAGGGAGACTTCAGTCCCAGTAGAaccgccaccacctcctcctccccctgctccatAGTTTAAGATATTTACTGGCTGGTTTCTAGTCAAATTTGTGTTTATTAAGATTCATGGATTTGATGTTGACATTTACTAAGCTTCTGTTTACCTTCATGTGCACGAATCAAGAGGTGATGCACGGTTGATGCAAGTGTGTGGGTGAAGAGAGAGGGGGTTGTCTCCGCCTGCTGGCAGAAGACCGCTACTGCACCTGTTGTGTGAAAGTCACCGCATGAACTggttttattcaaaataaagctACATTCTTTCGCGCATTAAATAcgttatttaaaaataaatataaagctTAAACTTTGCATCAGCTTAGCGCTGAACAAAAAAGGATTTTAATCTTAGTTCAATTATGTCACAATTTACACAAACAGATGCAGCTACAAGTTGCATTCATTTGCAGGATTGTGCACAGATAAAAGCAGGTGTTTCTGTGCTTGGTAAATGGCCCCGATCGAACTGGGATCATAGCGCATGTGCCAGTTAATGACAATTATGGCGTTAAGCTCTGAAGAGATGAGAAAGTAATCAGGACAAGTTGCCTCCTCTGCTGATCCAGACCACTGGCCCCAGGTGTGTGCATGTCCTGATTTTAACAAAGAGTAATGAGCTGCAaccagtggaaacacacacacacacacacacacacacacacacacacacacacacacacacacactgatagaAATACTGATATAGAAGATATATAAAATCTGCTGTATAACACTTCGCATGAAGAACATTTTTATAAAGTGGAATCAGAAATGAATCCAGTCAGCCAACAGTGGATAAAGGTGTTATTACAATTTATGACAAGATTATAATGCAATGCTTTATGGCACACAGACAGCCTTGAACCTTGCTGAGAACTCAACTTCCCAAGACTAAGTAAGATTAGCTGAGATTGCCTCTCGGGCAAATCAAATACTCACTTCCTTCCTTATCATCTTAGAGGTGACTTTACCTCTAAAAGGAATAGCTTTTTATTCCAACAAAGTATAATTTTTTTCAAGGCTCATTAAACTTGAGACTCGTGGTCAAATATTTAGCTGAGCTCTTTCTTCAGGTGAGAGCTTCTGGATGTGGCAGGGGTGGTGCAGGAGGACCTCTGTTAGTGTCTCGCTGTTATTGCTTTTGTCCCGGTCAACCAAGTGCCAGGAAGAAAATAATAATTTCTGATCGTTCATTCCCCAAGAACCAAACGAAAGAAAAGAAGCCTTTTAACTGGAGTAATCCATCTTGCCCTCACAGTGTCAGAGTGATTCACGAGTTTCAATTTAGCTGTGGCTTGATTCTAGAGTGAATAAgacccagcaccccccccccccccccccccgacacacacacacacacacacacacacacacacacatacactcttcTTGCAGCTGCTTGACAAACCCTTGGTGACAAAAGCATTCAAAAGAACATACCAGCCACATTAATCTAGTTAATTTATTACTTCAGTCACGCCGCCGCTCATCTTACATAAAGACCTTCTGACATGATGTGTAAGCAAAGCAGGGTAGCTCCAACACTGATAATACTGGACAAAAGATCAGTAGAGTACAGAAAGACAAGGGTTGGAATGGAATGTGTTTAGTTGGACAACAGAAACAATACAAACTAAGTCTACCCTGGGCACAATCATGCACGTAAATTTGATATGGAGGCATTTGAATGAAGcaaaatacagtatttacagtGGTTTTATTACACATATCACAAGTTATACCACAATAACCCATATAGTCATCGCTTCAATTTCTTTATAATAATTACATCTCTTATTTTGGGTTCTAAAATATTAAATTGTGAACGCCATCTATATTATTGTGTTcacatttttgcacattttttttaattttcatgcCTTTCAAGATCCAAGAAAATCTTTTGCTGTGCGCAAGAAGATGACTAAACCACAACATCAAAGACAATGTGCTTTGACCTGATGAAAGGGCATCATATTCAGTGACatcaaagaaaaacctgcttttaTCTTGACACATCCACCATTTAAACAGATCATTTTAGATTCAAACCACTGACTTCACTTGCAGAGAAACATTCATTAGACCTCCGGCTCCTACGAGACAGCTACAatgacaaagaaggaaaaaggaaagaacaaaaagaagaaaattcgGAGCAGTTATCAAGCTCTAGAGAAGCTCCAAATCAGATTCACGTATGTTGGACAACACATTACTGGAGGCCAGATTCCAGAGGACAATAAAAATGTCTGTAAACCAGCATGGAAGGAAGATGGCAGCAAGTGTGTAGACGCAACATTCATGAAAAAGACAACCAAGGAGACACTTGATATCCTTCAACGTGTCTTACACAAAAAAACTCCTGAAAGATTTGGTCGTCTGATGCAACAGGTGAAATACCTGAAGATAAACACAGAAGAAAGGCTGAAGGGAGCCATTGAGCTGATCCTGGGCAAGGCAGCGTCAGAGCCAGCCTGCTGCGCCACCTAAGCCAGGCTGTTCAGACACTTGGTGGGGATGAAGATGGACTCAGAGAGCGGTGACGCCGCCTTGGAGTTCTTGAAGCTGCTTCTTCGGCGTTGCCAGCAAGAGTTCCTGAAAGATATAAATGATGATGAAGCCTTCATGAGCAAACAAAAAGAGCTGGATGCTGCCCAAAACCAAGATGAGCGTCAGCGCCTGGAGAGTGAGCTGGAAGCCATGAAGACCAAGGCTCACCGTCGTTGTCTCGGCCTGATAAGATTCGTTAGTGAACTCTTCAAGCTACAAATGCTGAGGAACATCATCGTGCACGAATGCATCTATAAACTACTTGATTATTGTGTGGAGGAGTCCTTTGAATGCTTGTGCAAGCTGCTGCCCACCTGTGGGAAACAACTGGACACAGAGGAGGCCAAGCCACGAATGGACCAGTACTTCAGTTACATAGACTACATCATCCAAGAAGGCGAGGTCTCTTGTAGGGTCAAATTCTTGCTTAAGGGGTTGGTTGAACTCAGACTGAACAACTGGGTGCCTCAAGGACCAGAAAATGGCCCTAGAACCATCAGAAAAATCCACCAGGAGCAagtgagaaagaaaggagagctAATTCATGTCCAGAgaagaggtgaaggagaagctCACAGGGCGGCATATGATgcaaacagctggagaaaagctccggagagcagctggaggtcagagcaCCTCCACCTCACTGACGTCAACGAGGCCGCTCCTCAAATGAGCTCTGATGTCGGCAGTCTGCGAGTCTGTGATTAGCGTCTGCGGCGTTCCCAAGGTCAACTGTCCACAGATGCTGGGAAGATCAGGACTGCTGAAAACCTTCCTGACTGATCAGCACAAGCAGCTGGAGGCCTTAGACGCTCTGACACCATTGAACACTCACACAATCTCATGTGGATCTTCTTCGACATTCTGTGAGATGAGGACATTTTCAGTGAAACCATTTTCTTCAAATGGGAACACCACAGGAGTACCAAAGGAGGAATAGGAAGCAGTGGCCAATTCTTCTCAAGGATCCAGAGGGTCATGGAAAAAGTACTTGGAACTCATGTCTGAATCTTTAACGACACAGAGCCCAGATTAATGTTGATTTGTCTGGTTTgttttgtgtaaaataaaatctgaactGTTTCTACTGGATTTTTGtcactttatttttctctcccATGCAACTATTAAACATTGATGTGGTTTTCTAAATCTCAAAAGGagcaaaatattcaacattacaACACGATTGGTATTTGTGAGTCAATGACCAGGGCTAACTGGATCCAACCAAACTGCAGGCAAGATGGCCGGCAAGGGTGCCGCCATGCATCAGGTCATGGCAGAAGTCATGAAGGTTGTTTCTCCACTTGACTCGAATTCAAATTGTTTTTGAGATCTTTCAGAATTTGTTGGATTATGTAGATCGTTTATGACCAGGGTTTTAATCCAGGCTGTTTGtcagttgtttgtttgtttttttaatccggATGGTTCTAAGGTTACACTGCGTACCAGTGCAGCTTATGTTACTAAAGTTATCTTGACGATTAATTCTATGGCTTTTGAACTttggagtttctctcctcctccgtttgcttctgaggagcagaggaggttgCACTCCCTATGCCCGGTGCATGCATTCCACACATATATGGACCACACCCAAGGTGGGCGTTTATGTTACCATATGTTTGTTTGTTACGCTAATCCGGCTAACGGCAAAACACTATGTAAACAGAGGCTGGATTGTGGAGGCTATCTCCCTGGCGTACAACATCAAGGGTCTTCCTTTGCCTCCCGGTTTGAAAGCTCATTCGACCAAAGGCATAGCGACCTCATGAGCTTTGTTTAAAGGAGTATCTTTGAGTGACATCTGCTCTGCGGCCAGTTGGTCATCACCACACACTTTTGTACGGTTTTATCATTTGGACGTGGCTCACTGTGTCCTCTCTGCTGGGTCAACGATACACGAGCCTGTTGAGATTTTGACTCTTGTTTTCAGCAGGCCGCGCGAGGGAGTGATATCCCATACAAATGTTGTTGTACCTCATTCCTCTCCTTCAGGAAACAGAAGTTATAGGCATAACATTTCGTTCCCAAAGGCCTATTTGGATTCTAACAAGCCCAGACTCATAGAATTGGACACTGTCCAAATTGGCAATTAAATAGGGAAGGGTCTGATCACGAATTTGCGTGCGGAAGAGACGAGGGAGCAGCGAACAGCCAGTGGGTTGGGAAGGGGCTGCTGGCAGGCATTGTACTCCGAGAGCGGAGCAACACAATTCTATCCGGGAAGCTCCTAGCATCCTAAAGATGCATCTATTTAAATttaactttacatttaaatttaattgaaCAACAATGCTGCCTTTCAAACGCCTATTTGGACCGCTTAACATCGTCCAAACAGTATTGTGGAGGTAACAACAAGGTGTGAATAGGACAGATTAGTATGTATGTTGAGACTAAGATCAAATACATTCATTAATGTATTATTacattattgtgattattacatttattaatgTTTGATATATAAGCTTTGCTCCTTTGAtgttgcttaaatgtaaattaattaTGTAAACTAGCTTTAGACCTACTTCAGCATTGTGCAGTGTATTTGAgtaaaattttaatatttttgacaATACCATATGAAGAAGGAAActaacacacaatgaaaagcaGCAAGACCACAAAAGACATACTTTCTGAAGAGGTGTTGACAGCCgacactcttcgtccatcagttgatttattttttgaaagaattacagtagaacaATGGAACTTAATGACAAGGGGTTCTCCTGATGCCGCAactaaaatgctgttagcagatcttattttagatctgataagttctgtgattaCAGCCATATCAACAGCAATCCAAGAAGATCCAAATTCAAGGGAGAGTCTCATGTCAGGATTGGATGAAACGCTTCGAaagagtttatctgaagcatTGCACATACCCCATCaagctgatgatgtttctataagGTGTGTAACGGACATGATGAAAGACGAGGTCGAAGAAGGGCTGGACGCAatcttctctggttctcctcaaaaCCCCCTCAACGTCTGTTCACTTGGTGCTATGATTCTTATTCTCAACAATGTGATAAGGAAGTTTGCTaaaagggtcaaaaagttcTTCAAACCccgaaaggttaaacagaggaaggcgTCTCCAGTTGAAACTCCAgttgtggaaaatgcagttggtgatggtggtcctcATTCATCACTTAGcaaagagttaaaagaaatcatCACTCCTATTGTAGACATAGTTCCAGAAGaagattacgaaggggtcttcacagagactgctacagagatCCAGGCCCTGTCAGAAGACATTGCCCCCATACTTACTGGAAAAAAGGataagaagaatcctttaaaactttgtAAAGAAAAGATCACAAATTTATTTGCCAAGTGTTTCCTCAACGTTTGGATCCGTCActtgatcagccagctgag comes from the Takifugu rubripes chromosome 7, fTakRub1.2, whole genome shotgun sequence genome and includes:
- the LOC115250459 gene encoding eukaryotic translation initiation factor 4 gamma 3-like; the protein is MKMDSESGDAALEFLKLLLRRCQQEFLKDINDDEAFMSKQKELDAAQNQDERQRLESELEAMKTKAHRRCLGLIRFVSELFKLQMLRNIIVHECIYKLLDYCVEESFECLCKLLPTCGKQLDTEEAKPRMDQYFSYIDYIIQEGEVSCRVKFLLKGLVELRLNNWVPQGPENGPRTIRKIHQEQVRKKGELIHVQRRGEGEAHRAAYDANSWRKAPESSWRSEHLHLTDVNEAAPQMSSDVGSLRVCD